A single window of Camelus dromedarius isolate mCamDro1 chromosome 20, mCamDro1.pat, whole genome shotgun sequence DNA harbors:
- the TMEM74 gene encoding transmembrane protein 74, translating into MELHYLAKKSSQAALCDAVDWSAGGPPSDEADAAVTKAALCCQKHCMSIQKALEMEGSNLSPSLASPSSSLQDNVIQPDSLPQGHLNSENNQITAERKICNCCSQELETSFTYVDENVNLDQRNRSSPSAKGSNHLGDLGWGNSNEWSHEAAISLISEDEDDTSSEATSSGKSVDYGFISAILFLVTGILLVIISYIVPRDVTVDPNTVAAREMERLEKESARLGAHLDRCVIAGLCLLTLGGVVLSCLLMMSMWKGELYRRDRFASSKESAKLYGSFSFRMKTSSNENTLELSLVEEDALAVQS; encoded by the coding sequence ATGGAGCTCCACTACCTTGCTAAGAAGAGCAGCCAGGCAGCCCTGTGTGATGCTGTGGACTGGAGTGCAGGAGGACCTCCCAGTGACGAGGCAGATGCAGCAGTCACCAAAGCTGCTCTCTGCTGCCAGAAACACTGTATGTCAATACAAAAAGCCCTAGAGATGGAAGGGTCTAACCTTAGCCCTTCTCTAgcatccccttcctcctctctgcaaGACAATGTTATTCAGCCAGACTCCTTGCCACAGGGACATCTCAACTCAGAAAACAACCAAATAACAGCAGAACGGAAAATCTGCAACTGCTGTAGCCAGGAATTAGAAACCTCTTTTACCTACGTGGATGAGAACGTCAACCTGGATCAAAGGAACCGGAGCTCCCCTTCAGCAAAAGGGAGTAATCACCTGGGAGACCTTGGCTGGGGAAATTCAAATGAGTGGTCCCACGAGGCTGCCATATCCTTGATATCTGAAGATGAAGATGATACAAGTTCAGAAGCTACATCTTCAGGGAAGTCAGTAGACTATGGTTTCATCAGCGCTATCTTGTTCTTGGTCACTGGCATCTTGCTGGTGATCATCTCTTACATTGTCCCCCGGGATGTGACTGTGGATCCCAACACCGTGGCAGCCCGGGAGATGGAACGCCTGGAGAAGGAGAGTGCGAGGCTGGGGGCTCACCTGGACCGCTGTGTGATTGCTGGACTCTGTCTGCTCACGCTTGGGGGGGTCGTTCTGTCCTGTTTGCTAATGATGTCCATGTGGAAGGGAGAGCTCTATCGTCGTGACAGGTTTGCCTCTTCCAAAGAGTCTGCGAAACTCTATGGTTCCTTCAGCTTCAGGATGAAAACTAGCAGTAATGAAAACACCCTGGAACTGTCCTTGGTAGAGGAAGATGCTCTCGCTGTACAGAGTTAA